One window from the genome of Enterobacteriaceae bacterium Kacie_13 encodes:
- the potH gene encoding putrescine ABC transporter permease PotH, whose product MSVISEQPVSKPPGGFKALIGRLQQRHGRKLVILLPLVWFLLLFLLPFLIVFKISFAEMARAIPPYTDLVTFSDGMLDIALNIGNYISLTDDPLYIEAYLQSIQVAAVSTALCLVIGYPLAWAVAHSRVSTRNILLLLVILPSWTSFLIRVYAWMGILKDNGVLNNVLLWLHVIDQPLVILHTNLAVYIGIVYSYLPFMVLPIYTALTRMDYSLVEASLDLGARPLKTFFKVIMPLTKGGIIAGSMLVFIPAVGEYVIPELLGGPDSIMIGRILWQEFFNNRDWPVASAVAVIMLLLLIMPILWFHKYQNKELGDKE is encoded by the coding sequence ATGTCTGTTATTTCTGAACAACCGGTCAGCAAACCTCCGGGCGGATTCAAAGCTCTCATTGGCCGTCTCCAACAGCGTCATGGCCGCAAGCTGGTGATCCTGTTGCCGCTGGTGTGGTTCCTGCTGCTGTTTTTACTGCCGTTCCTTATCGTCTTTAAAATCAGCTTTGCTGAGATGGCGCGCGCCATTCCGCCGTATACCGATCTGGTCACCTTTTCAGACGGCATGCTGGATATCGCACTGAACATCGGCAATTACATTTCGCTGACCGACGATCCGCTATACATCGAAGCCTATTTGCAATCGATTCAGGTAGCGGCTGTCTCAACGGCGCTGTGTCTGGTGATCGGCTATCCGCTGGCATGGGCGGTGGCGCACAGCAGGGTTTCGACGCGCAATATTCTGTTGTTGCTGGTGATCCTGCCATCGTGGACGTCGTTTCTGATCCGCGTCTATGCGTGGATGGGCATTCTGAAGGACAACGGCGTGCTGAACAATGTGTTGCTATGGCTGCACGTTATCGATCAGCCGCTGGTTATCCTGCACACCAATCTGGCGGTGTATATCGGGATTGTCTATTCGTATCTGCCGTTCATGGTGTTGCCGATTTATACCGCGCTGACCCGTATGGATTACTCGCTGGTGGAAGCGTCATTGGATCTCGGTGCGCGGCCATTGAAAACTTTCTTCAAAGTGATTATGCCGCTGACCAAAGGCGGGATCATCGCCGGTTCGATGCTGGTGTTTATTCCGGCGGTGGGCGAATACGTTATCCCGGAGCTGCTCGGCGGGCCGGACAGCATTATGATTGGCCGTATTTTGTGGCAGGAATTTTTCAATAACCGCGACTGGCCGGTGGCCTCTGCGGTGGCAGTGATCATGCTGTTGCTGCTCATCATGCCGATCCTTTGGTTCCACAAATACCAAAACAAAGAGCTGGGAGATAAAGAATGA
- a CDS encoding YbjN domain-containing protein: MDSLIVPDLALLRRWLDQLGISFFECDSCQALHLPHMQNFDGIFDAKLDIVDNVILFSALAEVKPTALIPLVADLSSINASSLTIKAFVDIQDDNLPKLIVCQSLTIAVGVTHEQFSFFLQQAEEQMSMIILEAHANDLLFIGDEEEGGTPAAAVNLPFLH; the protein is encoded by the coding sequence ATGGATTCGCTCATCGTCCCTGATTTGGCGCTGCTACGGCGCTGGCTTGATCAGCTGGGCATTTCTTTTTTCGAGTGTGATTCCTGTCAGGCTCTCCATCTGCCGCATATGCAGAATTTCGATGGCATTTTTGATGCCAAGCTCGACATTGTGGACAACGTGATTTTGTTCTCGGCGCTGGCCGAAGTGAAACCGACGGCGCTTATCCCGCTGGTCGCCGATTTAAGCTCGATCAATGCCAGCTCTCTGACCATTAAAGCCTTCGTGGATATTCAGGATGATAATCTGCCGAAGCTGATTGTTTGCCAGTCGCTGACGATCGCAGTGGGCGTTACGCATGAGCAGTTCTCTTTCTTCCTGCAACAGGCAGAAGAACAGATGTCGATGATTATTCTCGAAGCCCATGCCAATGACTTGCTGTTTATTGGTGATGAGGAAGAAGGCGGCACCCCTGCGGCGGCGGTCAATCTGCCATTTCTTCACTGA
- the potF gene encoding spermidine/putrescine ABC transporter substrate-binding protein PotF, producing the protein MFTLRKKWLSGVVAGLVMAASVTASAEEKTLHIYNWSDYIAPNTVPDFQKETGIKVVYDVFDSNEVLEGKLMAGSTGFDLVVPSASFLERQLSAGVFQPLDKSKLPNYKNLDPDLLKMVAQHDPGNKYAIPYLWATTGIGYNVDKVKAVLGKDAPVDSWDLVLKPENLEKLKSCGVSFLDAPAEIYATVLNYLHLDPNSTKASDYTGAANDLLLKLRPNIRYFHSSQYINDLANGDICVAIGWAGDVMQASNRAKEAKNGVNVAYSIPKEGALAFFDVFAIPKDAKNLDEAYQFLNYLMEPKVIAQVSNTVYYASGNKAATPLVNEDVRNNPGIYPPADVQAKLFSLKVQDPKIDRVITRSWTKVKTGK; encoded by the coding sequence ATGTTCACCCTGCGTAAAAAGTGGTTATCGGGTGTTGTCGCCGGTCTGGTTATGGCCGCGTCCGTCACAGCGTCTGCGGAAGAGAAAACGCTGCATATTTATAACTGGTCCGATTATATCGCGCCAAATACCGTGCCTGATTTCCAGAAGGAAACGGGCATTAAAGTGGTTTACGACGTGTTTGATTCCAACGAAGTGCTGGAAGGCAAACTCATGGCAGGCAGCACCGGTTTTGACCTCGTGGTGCCCTCGGCCAGTTTCCTGGAGCGCCAGCTCTCGGCCGGTGTATTCCAGCCGCTGGATAAAAGCAAACTGCCTAACTACAAAAACCTTGATCCTGATTTGCTGAAAATGGTCGCTCAGCACGATCCGGGCAACAAATACGCGATTCCTTACCTGTGGGCGACCACCGGTATCGGCTATAACGTCGATAAAGTGAAAGCGGTGCTCGGTAAAGATGCGCCCGTCGACAGCTGGGATCTGGTTCTCAAGCCTGAAAACTTAGAGAAGCTGAAAAGCTGCGGCGTATCGTTCTTAGACGCGCCGGCGGAAATTTACGCGACCGTGCTTAACTATCTTCATTTAGATCCGAACAGCACCAAAGCCTCTGATTACACCGGTGCGGCGAACGATCTGTTGCTGAAACTGCGTCCGAACATTCGTTATTTCCACTCTTCTCAGTACATCAATGACCTGGCGAACGGCGACATTTGTGTGGCCATCGGCTGGGCTGGTGATGTGATGCAGGCGTCCAACCGCGCGAAAGAAGCGAAAAACGGTGTTAACGTGGCTTACAGCATTCCGAAAGAAGGCGCACTGGCATTCTTCGACGTGTTTGCTATCCCGAAAGATGCGAAAAACCTCGACGAAGCCTATCAGTTCCTCAACTATCTGATGGAACCGAAAGTCATAGCGCAAGTCAGTAACACCGTTTACTACGCCAGCGGCAACAAAGCGGCTACGCCATTGGTCAACGAAGATGTGCGTAACAATCCGGGCATTTATCCGCCAGCGGATGTGCAGGCCAAACTTTTCAGCCTGAAAGTTCAGGATCCTAAGATTGACCGTGTGATCACAAGATCATGGACCAAAGTTAAGACGGGCAAATAG
- a CDS encoding DUF2593 family protein encodes MKLSFIPVPVMIGASAIVATRLLEFILLFDAMGFSGLMSFIEVSAESWLNSIIMLASMLIILVECRAAYAMMRARRWGRWAFIGCQVIVVSYMLLASFDWFGPRIFRFNVETQGEFLYALLMQKIPDIVVLLLLFVPASSQRFFARYK; translated from the coding sequence ATGAAACTCTCGTTTATTCCTGTACCGGTTATGATTGGCGCATCGGCGATTGTGGCGACGCGCCTGCTGGAATTTATATTATTGTTTGATGCCATGGGGTTTTCCGGGCTGATGAGTTTTATCGAAGTCAGCGCCGAATCCTGGCTGAACAGCATCATCATGCTCGCCAGTATGTTGATTATCCTCGTGGAATGCCGGGCGGCCTATGCCATGATGCGAGCGCGCCGCTGGGGACGCTGGGCATTTATCGGTTGTCAGGTGATTGTTGTCAGCTACATGCTGCTGGCGTCATTTGACTGGTTCGGGCCACGCATCTTTCGCTTTAACGTCGAAACGCAGGGCGAATTCCTGTATGCGTTGCTGATGCAAAAAATCCCCGATATCGTGGTTCTGCTATTGTTGTTTGTGCCCGCCAGCAGTCAGCGCTTCTTTGCGCGCTATAAATAA
- the rimK gene encoding 30S ribosomal protein S6--L-glutamate ligase gives MKIAILSRDGSLYSCKRLKEAALSRGHEIDIIDPLSCYMNINPAAPSVHYRGRQLDIYHAVIPRIGSAITFYGTAVLRQFEMLGSFPLNESVAITRARDKLRSMQILAREGIDLPITGFANAPDDTSDLIALVGGAPLVVKLVEGTQGIGVVLAETRQAAESVIDAFRGLNAHILVQEYIREAQGRDIRCLVVGKRVVAAIERQAKPGDFRSNLHRGGTATKVKITPQEKEIAVKAAQTLGLDIAGVDILRAHRGPLVMEVNASPGLEGIETTTGLDIAGMMIDYIEQRAKPGFRLKSGG, from the coding sequence ATGAAGATTGCAATTCTTTCCCGTGACGGGTCTTTGTATTCGTGCAAGCGCCTGAAAGAAGCGGCTCTGAGCCGGGGGCACGAGATCGACATTATCGATCCGCTGTCATGCTATATGAACATTAATCCTGCTGCGCCAAGCGTGCATTATCGCGGACGTCAGCTGGATATTTATCATGCGGTGATCCCGCGCATTGGGTCCGCTATCACCTTTTACGGCACCGCCGTGCTGCGACAGTTTGAAATGCTGGGCAGCTTTCCGCTCAACGAATCGGTGGCGATCACCCGGGCGCGCGATAAATTGCGTTCGATGCAGATTCTGGCGCGGGAGGGAATTGATTTACCGATCACCGGATTTGCCAATGCGCCGGACGATACGTCAGATCTCATTGCGCTGGTCGGCGGCGCACCGCTGGTGGTGAAACTGGTGGAAGGCACGCAGGGGATCGGCGTGGTGCTGGCGGAAACCCGCCAGGCGGCAGAAAGTGTGATTGATGCGTTTCGTGGACTGAATGCACACATTCTGGTGCAGGAATATATCCGCGAAGCACAAGGGCGCGATATTCGCTGTCTGGTGGTCGGTAAACGCGTAGTCGCGGCGATCGAGCGACAGGCTAAACCTGGGGACTTTCGCTCCAATCTTCATCGTGGCGGAACGGCGACGAAAGTGAAAATTACGCCACAGGAAAAAGAGATTGCCGTCAAAGCCGCGCAGACGCTGGGACTGGATATCGCCGGTGTGGATATTCTGCGGGCGCATCGCGGACCTCTGGTCATGGAAGTCAACGCGTCGCCAGGTCTGGAAGGTATCGAAACCACCACCGGGCTGGACATCGCCGGGATGATGATCGACTACATCGAGCAACGTGCGAAACCGGGTTTTCGCTTAAAATCCGGCGGCTAA
- a CDS encoding GrxA family glutaredoxin, whose translation MFAVIFGRPGCPYCVRAKELAEKLTEERDDFNFRYIDIHAEGITKADLEKTVGKPVETVPQIFLDQQHIGGFTDFEAYAKEHLALFSN comes from the coding sequence ATGTTTGCAGTAATTTTCGGGCGTCCTGGCTGTCCTTATTGTGTACGTGCAAAAGAGTTGGCTGAAAAACTGACTGAAGAACGTGATGATTTCAACTTCCGCTATATCGACATCCATGCAGAAGGCATCACCAAAGCCGATCTGGAAAAAACCGTCGGTAAACCGGTTGAAACGGTTCCACAGATTTTCCTTGATCAGCAACACATTGGCGGCTTCACCGATTTCGAAGCATACGCGAAAGAACATCTGGCATTGTTCAGCAACTAA
- the nfsA gene encoding oxygen-insensitive NADPH nitroreductase produces the protein MTPTIDLLRSHRSIRAFTDKPVSDEQREAIIAAAQGASTSSFLQSSSIIRITSPALREKLVEYTGGQKYVASAAEFWVFCADFNRNLQINPEAELGLAEQLLLGCVDTALMAQNAMTAAESLGLGGVFIGGIRNQVEDVVALLKLPKFVMPLFGFCMGTPAQDHQVKPRMPQSLLVHENSYQPVDNAVLAQYDEELSEYYLQRDSNARRDTWSDLIIRTLKKEQRPFMLDALHKQGWATR, from the coding sequence ATGACACCGACTATCGACCTCCTGCGCTCACACCGCTCCATTCGTGCGTTTACCGATAAGCCTGTGTCAGACGAACAGCGCGAAGCGATTATTGCGGCGGCTCAGGGCGCATCGACGTCCAGCTTTTTGCAGTCTTCTTCTATTATCCGCATCACCAGTCCTGCTCTGCGCGAAAAACTGGTTGAGTATACCGGTGGTCAGAAATACGTGGCCAGCGCCGCTGAATTTTGGGTTTTCTGTGCGGATTTCAACCGTAATCTGCAGATCAATCCTGAAGCAGAACTCGGTCTTGCCGAACAATTGCTGCTGGGCTGCGTTGATACCGCACTGATGGCGCAGAACGCCATGACGGCGGCAGAATCTCTGGGGCTCGGCGGTGTGTTTATCGGCGGGATCCGCAATCAGGTGGAAGACGTTGTCGCACTGCTGAAGTTGCCAAAATTTGTCATGCCGCTGTTTGGCTTCTGTATGGGGACACCCGCGCAGGATCATCAGGTGAAGCCACGCATGCCGCAGTCTTTACTGGTCCATGAAAATAGCTATCAGCCAGTGGATAACGCCGTGCTGGCGCAGTATGACGAAGAACTGAGCGAATATTATCTTCAGCGCGACAGCAATGCCCGCCGCGATACCTGGAGTGATTTGATCATTCGCACACTTAAAAAGGAACAGCGTCCGTTTATGCTGGACGCATTGCATAAACAAGGTTGGGCAACGCGCTAA
- the potI gene encoding putrescine ABC transporter permease PotI: protein MNKLPVVRSPWRILILIVGFTFLYAPMLMLVIYSFNSSKLVTVWAGWSTRWYTQLFHDSAMISAVGMSLTIATAAATMAVIVGTLAAVVMVRFRRFRGSTGFAFMLTAPLVMPDVITGLALLLLFVAMGHAFGWPAERGMFTIWLAHVTFCSAYVAVVVSARLRELDRSIEEAAMDLGAPPLKVFFIITLPMILPALISGWLLAFTLSLDDLVIASFVAGPGATTLPMLVFASVRMGVNPEINALATLILLVVGIIGMIAWWFMSRAEKQRVKEIQRAARN, encoded by the coding sequence ATGAATAAGTTACCGGTTGTTCGTTCGCCGTGGCGAATTCTTATTCTGATCGTCGGCTTTACGTTTTTGTATGCGCCGATGCTGATGCTGGTTATTTATTCGTTCAACAGCTCCAAGCTTGTTACGGTCTGGGCGGGCTGGTCTACCCGCTGGTATACTCAGCTTTTCCATGACTCCGCGATGATAAGCGCCGTTGGCATGAGCCTGACGATTGCGACCGCCGCGGCGACGATGGCGGTAATCGTCGGCACGCTGGCGGCGGTCGTGATGGTGCGTTTCAGGCGTTTTCGCGGCTCCACCGGGTTTGCGTTTATGTTGACTGCACCGCTGGTCATGCCTGATGTCATCACCGGCCTGGCGCTGTTATTGCTGTTTGTGGCGATGGGGCACGCCTTTGGCTGGCCTGCGGAACGCGGCATGTTTACCATCTGGCTGGCGCACGTCACGTTTTGTAGCGCCTACGTCGCAGTGGTGGTGTCGGCGCGGTTACGCGAACTGGATCGCTCTATCGAAGAAGCCGCGATGGATTTAGGTGCACCGCCACTGAAGGTGTTCTTCATCATCACGCTGCCGATGATCCTGCCTGCTCTGATTTCTGGCTGGCTGCTGGCGTTTACGCTGTCGTTAGACGACCTGGTTATCGCCAGCTTTGTCGCCGGGCCAGGCGCGACGACCTTACCGATGCTGGTCTTTGCCAGTGTACGCATGGGTGTCAATCCGGAAATCAACGCACTGGCGACGCTGATCCTGCTGGTGGTGGGCATTATCGGGATGATTGCGTGGTGGTTTATGTCTCGGGCGGAAAAGCAAAGAGTGAAAGAGATTCAGCGTGCCGCACGCAATTAA
- the potG gene encoding putrescine ABC transporter ATP-binding subunit PotG: MNDAIPRPQPKSQKGFTPLLEIRNLTKSFDGQAAVDDVSLTIYKGEIFALLGASGCGKSTLLRMLAGFEQPTQGQIVLDGVDLSQVPPYQRPINMMFQSYALFPHMTVEQNIAFGLKQDKLPSAEIKNRVAEMLTLVHMQEFAKRKPHQLSGGQRQRVALARSLAKRPKLLLLDEPMGALDKKLRDRMQLEVVDILERVGATCVMVTHDQEEAMTMAGRIAIMNRGKFVQIGEPEEIYEHPTSRFSAEFIGSVNVFEGVLKERLDDALILTSPGLIHPLKVDADASVVDGVPVFVALRPEKIMLCEDVPEDGSNFAVGEVVNIAYLGDLSIYHVRLHSGQMITAQLQNGHRFRKGMPTWGDEVRLCWEADSCVVLTV; this comes from the coding sequence GTGAACGACGCTATTCCCCGCCCGCAGCCTAAGTCCCAGAAGGGTTTCACGCCTTTGCTGGAGATCCGTAATTTAACCAAGTCTTTTGACGGCCAGGCCGCTGTCGATGATGTCAGTCTGACTATCTACAAAGGCGAGATTTTCGCTCTGCTCGGCGCATCCGGCTGTGGGAAATCGACGCTGCTGCGCATGCTGGCAGGTTTCGAGCAGCCGACACAGGGGCAGATCGTCCTTGATGGCGTGGATCTCTCGCAGGTGCCACCGTATCAGCGACCGATCAACATGATGTTCCAGTCATATGCGCTGTTCCCGCATATGACGGTAGAACAGAACATTGCGTTCGGACTCAAGCAGGACAAATTGCCGTCTGCTGAAATCAAAAACCGCGTGGCTGAAATGCTGACCCTGGTCCACATGCAGGAATTCGCTAAGCGTAAGCCGCACCAGCTCTCCGGCGGTCAGCGTCAGCGCGTGGCGTTAGCCCGCAGTCTGGCGAAGCGCCCGAAATTATTACTGCTTGATGAACCCATGGGGGCGCTGGATAAAAAACTGCGTGATCGCATGCAGCTTGAAGTGGTGGATATTCTTGAGCGCGTTGGCGCGACCTGCGTGATGGTTACGCACGATCAGGAAGAAGCCATGACCATGGCGGGGCGCATCGCCATCATGAACCGAGGTAAGTTCGTACAAATTGGCGAACCGGAAGAAATTTATGAGCATCCGACCAGCCGCTTCAGCGCAGAGTTTATTGGCTCGGTGAACGTATTCGAAGGCGTATTGAAAGAGCGCCTGGACGACGCACTGATCCTGACCTCACCAGGCTTAATCCATCCGCTGAAAGTCGATGCCGATGCGTCAGTAGTGGACGGCGTACCCGTGTTTGTGGCGCTGCGTCCGGAAAAAATCATGTTGTGCGAAGACGTGCCGGAAGACGGTAGCAACTTTGCGGTGGGCGAAGTGGTGAACATCGCGTATCTGGGCGACCTGTCGATCTATCACGTCAGATTGCACAGCGGGCAGATGATCACTGCGCAGCTGCAAAACGGCCATCGTTTCCGCAAAGGCATGCCAACCTGGGGCGATGAAGTGCGCCTGTGCTGGGAAGCCGACAGCTGCGTCGTGCTGACTGTTTAA
- a CDS encoding outer membrane porin, OprD family, whose protein sequence is MFASGLLLHQQAKPELKSRAPREISVQVFFCLLKMRPEISLTSGYDTMEKKAMEKHALALAFGLLCTPTLALAGVDDIAETDFVKKSSLEFGTHNIWKYLDEGETDKRNVHSAWGQGLALDYKSGYLADFIGVDASYYGVIKLAAADNFASRGILYNDEGKAKGFNKLGQFYGKAKFSESGVDANLYGGWKLLKLGAVTTSMRAAPNTYAGWSGDISYDAYRLRLAYLTKSSNRDSPDKVDFMTSDSKPINSIYTGDFQIKTDNLTALYFYGESEDYLRRNGLEMNIKQNKVITYGVQIYMTEGLDKWNSMANSKKDFDTRANHYASDVTWKYNRWVTKGGLAYTDANKDGGIGMYPRHMSKNSRGTFNAMTTAGLDYMRDEEKVLSLDVGYHLTPEVLLGINTHYGFFDFEGQSVQEGEFNVYSVWKPASKKLKDLSLFFMIGPGRTYEHKGTAPVVDSHGNIKNANSFAAEFRLDYKFKIF, encoded by the coding sequence ATGTTTGCTTCCGGATTGTTACTGCATCAGCAGGCAAAACCTGAATTGAAATCTCGCGCGCCTCGGGAGATTTCGGTTCAGGTTTTTTTTTGCCTGCTGAAAATGCGCCCTGAAATTTCACTTACCTCGGGTTATGACACAATGGAAAAAAAGGCTATGGAAAAGCACGCTCTGGCATTGGCTTTCGGTCTTCTTTGTACACCAACACTGGCACTGGCAGGGGTCGACGATATTGCAGAAACGGATTTCGTTAAAAAAAGCTCTCTGGAGTTCGGTACGCATAATATATGGAAATATCTGGATGAAGGGGAAACGGACAAACGCAACGTTCACTCCGCATGGGGGCAGGGGCTGGCGCTGGATTATAAGTCCGGTTATTTAGCGGACTTCATTGGCGTCGATGCTTCTTATTATGGCGTGATTAAACTCGCCGCCGCCGATAACTTTGCTTCGAGAGGGATTTTATATAACGACGAGGGTAAGGCAAAAGGATTCAATAAACTCGGCCAGTTTTATGGCAAGGCCAAATTCTCTGAAAGTGGCGTTGATGCCAATCTTTATGGCGGCTGGAAGTTGCTCAAACTCGGCGCGGTGACCACCTCGATGCGCGCCGCACCCAATACGTATGCGGGCTGGAGTGGGGATATTTCCTACGACGCATACCGCCTGCGCCTGGCTTATCTGACAAAGTCATCCAACCGTGACTCACCGGACAAAGTCGATTTCATGACCAGCGATTCCAAACCGATCAATTCCATTTATACCGGTGATTTTCAGATCAAAACCGACAATCTGACCGCGCTTTATTTTTACGGCGAAAGTGAGGATTATCTGCGCAGAAACGGTCTGGAAATGAACATCAAACAAAATAAAGTGATCACCTACGGCGTGCAGATATACATGACAGAAGGGTTGGATAAATGGAACAGCATGGCCAACAGCAAAAAGGATTTCGACACCCGCGCCAATCATTACGCCAGCGACGTTACCTGGAAATATAACCGCTGGGTCACCAAGGGCGGGCTGGCTTATACCGACGCCAATAAAGATGGCGGCATAGGCATGTATCCGCGACACATGAGTAAAAACTCACGCGGTACATTTAATGCGATGACCACCGCCGGTCTTGATTATATGCGCGACGAGGAAAAGGTGTTGTCGCTGGATGTCGGATATCACCTCACACCGGAAGTGTTACTGGGCATCAACACACACTATGGCTTCTTTGATTTCGAAGGGCAGTCTGTGCAGGAGGGGGAGTTCAACGTTTACTCCGTCTGGAAGCCGGCTTCGAAAAAACTCAAAGATCTGTCGTTGTTTTTCATGATTGGCCCAGGCCGGACGTACGAACACAAAGGCACGGCACCCGTTGTCGATTCCCACGGCAATATTAAAAACGCCAACAGTTTTGCGGCGGAATTCCGTCTGGATTACAAATTCAAGATCTTTTAA
- the rlmC gene encoding 23S rRNA (uracil(747)-C(5))-methyltransferase RlmC, with product MHCALYTAGSCRSCQWLDKPYSRQLADKQQDLHSLLSGMPVGEWCEPVTGEERAFRNKAKMVVSGSVERPLLGMLHRDGTPVDLCDCPLYPASFPAVFAVLKTFIARAGLTPYNVARKRGELKFMLLTESQQDGGMMLRFVLRSESKLTQLRTALPWLQQQLPQLKVISANIQPVHMAILEGDTEIPLTDVQRLEEEFNHVPLFIRPQSFFQTNPQVAEKLYATARNWVRERGNISSMWDLFCGVGGFGLHCATPDMKLTGIEISAEAISCAKESAARLGLQNVEFQALDSTGFATGKGEVPDLVLVNPPRRGIGKTLCNYLSHMAPATVLYSSCNAKTMAADLALLPDYRIERVQLFDMFPHTAHYEVMALLIRQSADK from the coding sequence ATGCATTGCGCTCTCTACACCGCCGGAAGCTGCCGCTCCTGCCAGTGGCTCGACAAACCCTACTCCCGCCAGCTGGCCGATAAACAGCAAGATCTGCACAGTCTGCTGAGCGGAATGCCGGTGGGAGAATGGTGCGAACCGGTAACGGGTGAAGAGCGCGCATTTCGCAACAAAGCCAAAATGGTGGTCAGCGGCAGTGTGGAGCGCCCGCTGCTCGGCATGTTGCATCGCGACGGTACGCCGGTGGATTTATGTGATTGCCCGCTGTATCCGGCCAGTTTTCCTGCGGTCTTTGCCGTGCTCAAAACCTTCATCGCCCGCGCCGGACTGACGCCGTATAACGTCGCCCGTAAACGCGGCGAGTTGAAATTCATGTTGCTGACCGAAAGCCAGCAGGACGGCGGCATGATGCTGCGCTTTGTCCTGCGCTCAGAGAGCAAACTGACGCAACTGCGAACCGCTCTGCCGTGGCTGCAACAGCAACTGCCGCAGCTGAAAGTCATTTCCGCCAATATTCAGCCGGTGCACATGGCGATCCTCGAAGGGGATACGGAAATTCCATTGACTGACGTTCAGCGTCTGGAAGAAGAATTCAACCATGTGCCGCTGTTTATTCGCCCGCAAAGTTTCTTCCAGACTAATCCGCAGGTGGCCGAAAAACTGTACGCCACGGCGCGCAACTGGGTGCGGGAACGCGGTAATATCAGCAGCATGTGGGATCTTTTCTGCGGCGTCGGCGGTTTTGGCCTGCACTGCGCGACACCTGACATGAAGCTGACCGGCATTGAAATCAGCGCCGAAGCCATCTCGTGTGCGAAAGAATCCGCAGCGCGGCTGGGGCTGCAAAACGTTGAATTCCAGGCGCTGGACTCCACCGGTTTTGCCACAGGCAAGGGAGAAGTGCCGGATCTGGTCCTGGTCAATCCGCCACGTCGCGGCATTGGAAAAACCCTCTGCAACTATCTGAGCCATATGGCACCTGCGACGGTGCTCTATTCCAGCTGCAATGCGAAAACCATGGCGGCCGATCTTGCCTTGCTGCCGGATTACCGCATCGAACGCGTTCAGCTGTTCGACATGTTTCCGCATACCGCGCATTACGAAGTGATGGCGTTATTAATTCGCCAGTCAGCCGATAAATAA